The Anaerobranca gottschalkii DSM 13577 DNA window TCCTTTTTGAGGAAGAAAAATTCCAACAAATAGCCCCTATTCAATATTATAAGGAGCCAGAAAAATTGGTATACCGCTTTATAAGTAATAGATTAACCTTTGCTTATGATGATACTAAAACATTAACTTTAAATAGTGCCAATATACTTATACCTAAAAGTACTTTTAATATTAAATACATATTAGCCTTGCTAAATTCCGCTCCATTGCAATTTTACTTTGAAAACACATTTTCCAGTTTTAAAGTTTTAAGACACCATATCGAA harbors:
- a CDS encoding TaqI-like C-terminal specificity domain-containing protein, which gives rise to LFEEEKFQQIAPIQYYKEPEKLVYRFISNRLTFAYDDTKTLTLNSANILIPKSTFNIKYILALLNSAPLQFYFENTFSSFKVLRHHIEAFPIPIIDFSKEKEIEGLVNLILQEDKEEILNNLYQELDEEVCKLFCLSKKEIICLIK